The following are encoded in a window of Halosolutus halophilus genomic DNA:
- a CDS encoding phytoene/squalene synthase family protein, whose amino-acid sequence MQQEHIDAGKAIQKRTGKTFYLATRFLPERVRNATHVLYAFFRIADEVVDDAAGVSPERQRAELERLRAQALGEVEPDDPVLEAFQELRERYGIADEEVEEFLDAMATDIDRRRYETYADLEEYMRGSAAAVGVMMTAIMEPDDPETALPHAIKLGEAFQMTNFLRDVREDVVERDRIYVPQETLRAHGVPDEQIERLEYSDSFGAAMAEELRRTEDLYREGVAGIRYLPEDCQLPVLLAAVLYAEHHAVIHDQGYDVLSTEPSLSTARKLWCLAKTRWHWHWNRDPEAVFQRVSAIPAVEQDRHSPGPSDHVPTR is encoded by the coding sequence ATGCAACAGGAACACATCGACGCTGGCAAAGCAATCCAGAAACGGACCGGCAAAACGTTTTATCTCGCGACGCGATTCCTCCCCGAACGGGTGCGTAACGCGACGCACGTCCTCTACGCGTTTTTTCGGATCGCGGATGAAGTCGTCGACGACGCGGCTGGCGTGTCGCCCGAACGACAGCGGGCCGAACTCGAGCGGCTCCGGGCGCAAGCGCTGGGCGAGGTCGAGCCGGACGATCCCGTCCTCGAGGCGTTCCAGGAACTGCGCGAGCGGTACGGGATCGCTGACGAGGAGGTCGAGGAGTTCCTCGACGCGATGGCCACCGACATCGATCGACGCCGGTACGAGACCTACGCCGACCTCGAGGAGTACATGCGCGGTTCGGCCGCGGCGGTCGGCGTGATGATGACCGCGATCATGGAACCCGACGACCCGGAGACCGCCCTCCCGCACGCGATCAAACTCGGTGAAGCCTTCCAGATGACGAACTTCCTGCGGGACGTCCGCGAGGACGTCGTCGAACGCGATCGGATCTACGTCCCCCAGGAGACCCTTCGTGCACACGGCGTTCCGGACGAGCAGATCGAACGGCTCGAGTACTCGGACTCGTTCGGAGCGGCGATGGCCGAGGAACTCAGGCGAACGGAGGACCTCTACCGTGAAGGCGTCGCCGGAATCCGGTATCTCCCGGAGGACTGTCAGCTTCCGGTCCTGCTCGCGGCCGTGCTCTACGCCGAACACCACGCCGTCATCCACGACCAGGGGTACGACGTGCTCTCGACCGAGCCGTCGCTGTCGACGGCGCGGAAACTGTGGTGTCTCGCGAAGACCCGCTGGCACTGGCACTGGAACCGCGACCCTGAGGCGGTGTTCCAGCGCGTCTCGGCGATTCCGGCGGTCGAACAGGACCGCCACAGTCCGGGCCCGAGCGATCACGTGCCGACGCGATAA
- a CDS encoding bacterio-opsin activator domain-containing protein, which translates to MVQRHSLAAATLDTLPITVAVLDERGTILLTNRSWREFGAEQRTDADDVGVNYIATAADADDEHAARAVAGLEAVLAGDRETFAMEYSCHSPEQKQWFLMRASRFTVGDEIRISVVHLDITDRKLAELETEATSDRLRDERAALEHVLERIDGLVRDVTDAAVGAGTRPEIERRVCERLIGSDSYVLAWIGRADVTNQRITPREWASSADLPLEDGELALASARSHPAVRALEEDEPAVVQDVDGFEDADRWWPSGAGSGFQSVAALPVVYGDVTYGVLVLFADEPDVFGERELLVLESLAGTIATAMNAIEARRMLTIDTVVELELAIEDPSLFVTALADELGSVVSYRGLTADEDGTPLVFFHVDRVDDVAAIVEGLDAVSSVTELTEHDGGTLLEVAVDEDVVTSLSEHGAVIRRFDAGDGIADLTVELPSGQSARSVYDLLANRYDHVELISYHESEEPTRTPQDLAARLESELTDRQLMALRKAYYADYFAWPRNVSGEDLAQTMGISRSTFHQHLRTAQRKLLDELFNSEYFHPTSEG; encoded by the coding sequence ATGGTCCAACGGCACTCGCTCGCCGCAGCGACCCTCGATACGCTCCCCATCACAGTCGCTGTTCTCGACGAAAGGGGTACCATTCTCCTGACGAATCGCTCGTGGCGGGAATTCGGAGCCGAGCAACGAACCGACGCCGACGACGTCGGCGTCAACTACATCGCCACGGCCGCCGACGCCGACGACGAGCACGCCGCGCGGGCGGTCGCCGGCCTCGAAGCCGTCCTCGCAGGTGATCGGGAGACGTTCGCGATGGAGTATTCCTGCCACTCCCCCGAGCAAAAGCAGTGGTTCCTGATGCGGGCCAGCCGGTTCACGGTCGGCGACGAGATCCGGATCTCCGTCGTCCACCTCGACATCACCGATCGGAAACTGGCGGAACTCGAGACCGAGGCGACGTCCGATCGGCTCCGCGACGAACGGGCGGCGCTCGAACACGTGCTCGAGCGGATCGACGGGCTCGTCCGGGACGTGACCGACGCCGCGGTCGGTGCCGGGACGCGGCCCGAGATCGAACGGCGGGTCTGCGAGCGGCTGATCGGGTCCGACTCGTACGTCCTCGCGTGGATCGGACGTGCAGACGTCACGAACCAGCGGATCACGCCCCGGGAGTGGGCCAGTTCGGCCGACCTGCCGCTGGAGGACGGCGAACTCGCCCTCGCGTCGGCTCGATCGCACCCGGCCGTCCGGGCGCTCGAGGAGGACGAGCCAGCGGTCGTCCAGGACGTCGACGGGTTCGAGGACGCCGATCGGTGGTGGCCCTCGGGGGCCGGATCGGGGTTCCAGTCGGTGGCCGCGCTGCCGGTCGTGTACGGCGACGTCACGTACGGCGTCCTCGTCCTCTTCGCCGACGAACCGGACGTCTTCGGGGAGCGGGAACTGCTCGTCCTCGAGTCGCTCGCCGGGACGATCGCGACAGCGATGAACGCGATCGAGGCCCGCCGCATGCTCACGATCGACACCGTCGTCGAACTCGAACTGGCGATCGAGGACCCGTCGCTGTTCGTCACCGCACTCGCCGACGAACTCGGTTCGGTCGTCTCCTACCGGGGGCTCACCGCAGACGAAGACGGCACCCCGCTGGTCTTCTTCCACGTCGATCGGGTGGACGACGTCGCGGCGATCGTGGAGGGGCTCGACGCGGTCTCGTCGGTGACGGAGCTGACGGAACACGACGGCGGGACCTTGCTGGAGGTCGCCGTCGACGAGGACGTCGTGACCTCGCTGAGCGAGCACGGCGCGGTGATCCGCCGGTTCGACGCCGGCGATGGGATCGCCGATCTGACCGTCGAACTCCCGAGCGGACAGTCGGCACGCTCGGTCTACGACCTGCTCGCGAATCGGTACGACCACGTCGAGTTGATAAGCTACCACGAGAGTGAAGAACCGACGCGGACGCCGCAGGACCTGGCCGCCCGGCTCGAGTCGGAACTGACCGATCGCCAGCTGATGGCGTTGCGAAAGGCCTACTACGCGGATTACTTCGCGTGGCCGCGAAACGTCTCCGGCGAGGATCTCGCCCAGACGATGGGCATCTCTCGATCGACGTTCCACCAGCATCTCCGAACGGCCCAGCGGAAGCTGCTCGACGAACTATTCAACAGCGAATACTTTCACCCTACTAGTGAGGGATAG
- a CDS encoding TIGR00300 family protein, which translates to MTVSRTVELEGHIIDSGTMGNCFGVVMDMGGEFEVEEFEVGRHKHAETYCRMRVLADTEEDLRAILHELNQQGATVADPRDATLEAAPDDQVVPVDFYSTTNHPTYVRVDGEWVEVEGPEMDCALVVERADPEDPQGAGTAGEDDSSPRVHTKVLNAVEEGDLVVTGDTGIRVEPPERPRNGSGSFGFMQGGVSSERPSASLIAEIADEMREVNENDGTVLAVCGPAIVHSGGRDALADLVRAGYVDAISAGNGFAVHDLERDLYGTSLGMDTESLEHPRKGHKHHIYTISEVGRVGGIEEAVTEGIVDEGVMYECVANDVPYVLAGSIRDDGPLPDTITDAIEAQDAIREQAHEADLVLMLSTLLHSVAVGNCLPSTTKTVCVDINPATVTQLLDRGSAQAIGMVTDIGTFIPMLRDELLA; encoded by the coding sequence ATGACAGTTTCGCGCACCGTCGAACTCGAGGGGCACATCATCGACTCGGGGACGATGGGCAATTGTTTCGGGGTCGTGATGGACATGGGCGGCGAGTTCGAGGTCGAGGAGTTCGAGGTCGGCCGCCACAAACACGCCGAGACGTACTGCCGGATGCGGGTGCTGGCCGACACCGAAGAAGACCTGCGAGCCATCCTCCACGAACTCAACCAGCAGGGCGCGACCGTTGCCGATCCCCGCGACGCCACGCTCGAGGCCGCACCCGACGACCAGGTCGTCCCCGTCGACTTCTACTCGACGACGAACCACCCGACCTACGTCCGCGTCGACGGCGAGTGGGTTGAGGTCGAGGGCCCGGAGATGGACTGCGCGCTCGTCGTCGAGCGAGCGGATCCGGAGGATCCGCAGGGAGCCGGCACCGCCGGCGAGGACGACTCCTCCCCGCGAGTCCACACGAAAGTGCTCAACGCCGTCGAGGAAGGCGATCTCGTCGTCACCGGCGACACCGGGATCCGCGTCGAACCGCCGGAACGACCGCGCAACGGCAGCGGCTCCTTCGGCTTCATGCAGGGCGGCGTCTCCAGCGAGCGCCCGTCCGCGTCGCTCATCGCCGAAATCGCCGACGAGATGCGCGAGGTCAACGAGAACGACGGCACCGTCCTCGCGGTCTGCGGCCCGGCGATCGTCCACTCCGGCGGCCGGGACGCGCTCGCCGATCTGGTCCGTGCGGGCTACGTCGACGCGATCAGCGCGGGCAACGGTTTCGCCGTCCACGACCTCGAACGGGACCTGTACGGCACCTCGCTCGGGATGGACACGGAATCGCTCGAACACCCCCGCAAGGGTCACAAACACCACATCTACACGATCAGCGAGGTCGGCCGCGTCGGCGGCATCGAGGAGGCCGTAACGGAGGGGATCGTCGACGAGGGCGTGATGTACGAGTGCGTCGCCAACGACGTCCCCTACGTCCTCGCCGGTTCGATTCGCGACGACGGGCCGCTCCCGGACACGATCACCGACGCGATCGAGGCCCAGGACGCGATCCGCGAACAGGCCCACGAGGCCGATCTCGTGCTCATGCTCTCGACGCTGCTGCACTCCGTCGCCGTCGGGAACTGTCTCCCCTCCACGACGAAGACCGTCTGCGTCGACATCAACCCCGCCACCGTCACCCAGTTGCTCGATCGGGGCAGCGCCCAGGCGATCGGCATGGTCACCGACATCGGGACGTTCATCCCGATGCTGCGCGACGAACTGCTCGCGTAG
- a CDS encoding PGF-CTERM sorting domain-containing protein, whose protein sequence is MYRFVLFVTVCVLATPIVTTGAVGASEELTVSVHVVDDAGADVAGATVTASWDGGSETKETASNGQTLIDVPSGADVAITAEHDGLVQNNPKELGTVKDHTDVAVELFPETNATVTVTDGEAAIDGATVTLTKIDDDRPAATGTTDGDGEITAEGIEEGEYDVTVERTGYYDESAVVDFSTTGETSMVLETGTVDVSVAITDRYLEEPLETEVTFRKDGEHDATVSTNENGQRTIPLDVNTEYTVVVEKDGYGEPAREIVVGESDRTVNYRVVRETAVTLEAMNERVLVGEGVGIDVTDEYGEPIEGAEVRLNGDAVATTAADGSARVSIDEAGEYELTAVAEDTTSEAVTVEGVDPDADDGEDESEDPAGNESDDADDSVPGFGVLVAVAALAGTMLVYHRHR, encoded by the coding sequence ATGTATCGATTCGTCCTTTTCGTCACAGTATGCGTCCTCGCAACGCCGATAGTCACAACGGGAGCCGTCGGCGCGAGCGAAGAATTGACAGTTAGCGTTCACGTCGTCGACGACGCTGGTGCGGACGTCGCCGGCGCGACGGTGACCGCGTCGTGGGACGGTGGCAGCGAGACGAAAGAGACCGCCTCGAACGGCCAGACGCTCATCGACGTCCCGAGCGGCGCGGACGTCGCGATTACCGCCGAGCACGATGGTCTCGTCCAGAACAATCCGAAAGAGCTCGGCACCGTCAAAGACCACACCGACGTCGCGGTCGAACTCTTCCCCGAAACCAACGCGACGGTCACGGTCACCGACGGTGAGGCCGCGATCGACGGAGCGACGGTCACGCTCACCAAGATCGACGACGACCGCCCGGCCGCAACGGGAACGACCGACGGTGACGGCGAGATCACGGCCGAGGGGATCGAGGAAGGCGAGTACGACGTCACGGTCGAACGAACGGGCTATTACGACGAATCGGCGGTCGTCGACTTCAGCACGACCGGCGAGACGTCGATGGTGCTGGAAACGGGTACCGTCGACGTGTCGGTCGCGATCACCGACCGCTACCTCGAGGAACCCCTCGAGACGGAGGTGACGTTCCGCAAGGACGGTGAACACGACGCGACGGTCTCGACGAACGAAAACGGCCAGCGGACCATCCCGCTCGACGTCAACACGGAGTACACCGTCGTCGTCGAGAAAGACGGCTACGGCGAACCCGCACGCGAAATCGTCGTCGGCGAGTCGGACCGTACCGTCAACTACCGGGTCGTGCGGGAAACCGCGGTGACCCTGGAGGCGATGAACGAACGCGTTCTCGTCGGCGAAGGCGTCGGCATCGACGTCACCGACGAGTACGGCGAACCGATCGAGGGTGCCGAGGTGCGCCTGAACGGCGACGCGGTCGCGACGACGGCGGCCGACGGTTCGGCGAGGGTTTCGATCGACGAGGCTGGCGAGTACGAACTGACCGCCGTGGCCGAGGACACGACGTCCGAGGCGGTCACCGTCGAAGGGGTCGACCCCGATGCCGACGACGGGGAAGACGAGTCCGAAGATCCGGCCGGAAACGAATCCGACGACGCGGACGACTCGGTTCCCGGCTTCGGCGTGCTGGTGGCGGTCGCCGCGCTCGCCGGTACGATGCTCGTCTACCACCGTCACCGGTAG
- a CDS encoding DUF2196 domain-containing protein, with protein MSEERPTADDLRQGLTVEIVRGDQDVQSTETEPIVGEIGTIYGDEPEGPEVEPKSGVVGHVRSVVHDESTTRD; from the coding sequence GTGTCCGAGGAACGCCCGACTGCAGACGACCTACGCCAGGGACTCACCGTCGAAATCGTCCGGGGCGATCAGGACGTGCAGTCGACGGAGACGGAGCCGATAGTCGGCGAAATCGGCACGATCTACGGGGACGAGCCAGAAGGACCGGAGGTCGAACCGAAGAGTGGCGTCGTCGGTCACGTCCGGTCGGTCGTCCACGACGAGTCGACGACCCGGGACTGA
- a CDS encoding ABC transporter permease — protein MTWVAIAKKDFRDAVQSRALWALVTIFVILSVISTYAYVEAPELLGSSTAATFGGLIFFTIGLVGLFVPLSAIVVCYKSLAGERELGSIKLLLSLPTNRLHVFVGKLVGRAGVLAFGLGVGLVVGLGIGAALLGEIDPVATLVFVLTTLAFAAIYAGIVVSISATTGSTSRATTLALGFFVVFELLWDVVPMGLLYVAEGFTLPARPPDWVFFVMQLSPSSAYLSSVVALLPDLADVAGADPGGAGVGVEAAPAEAEPFFASPEIGLVVLALWLVVSFVVGYYRFDAADL, from the coding sequence ATGACCTGGGTCGCGATCGCGAAGAAGGACTTCCGGGACGCCGTCCAGTCGCGGGCGCTGTGGGCGCTCGTCACCATCTTCGTGATACTGTCGGTCATCTCGACCTACGCCTACGTCGAGGCACCCGAGTTGCTCGGCTCGTCGACGGCCGCCACCTTCGGCGGCCTGATCTTCTTCACGATCGGTCTCGTCGGACTGTTCGTGCCGCTTTCGGCGATCGTGGTCTGTTACAAGTCCCTCGCCGGCGAGCGGGAACTCGGGAGCATCAAACTGCTGCTCTCGCTCCCGACGAACCGGCTGCACGTGTTCGTCGGGAAACTCGTCGGCCGGGCCGGCGTGCTCGCGTTCGGTCTCGGCGTCGGGCTGGTAGTCGGACTCGGGATCGGAGCCGCGCTCCTCGGCGAGATCGACCCCGTCGCGACTCTGGTGTTCGTGCTGACGACGCTGGCGTTCGCGGCCATCTACGCGGGAATCGTCGTGAGCATCTCCGCGACGACCGGGTCGACGTCGCGGGCGACGACGCTGGCGCTCGGGTTCTTCGTCGTCTTCGAACTGCTCTGGGACGTCGTTCCGATGGGTCTGCTCTACGTCGCCGAAGGGTTCACGCTTCCGGCACGGCCCCCTGACTGGGTGTTCTTCGTCATGCAGCTCTCGCCGTCGTCGGCGTACCTTTCGTCGGTCGTCGCGCTGTTGCCCGATCTCGCGGACGTCGCCGGGGCCGATCCCGGGGGAGCCGGTGTCGGCGTCGAGGCGGCCCCGGCGGAGGCCGAGCCGTTCTTCGCCTCGCCGGAGATCGGTCTCGTCGTGCTCGCGCTCTGGCTCGTCGTCTCGTTCGTCGTCGGCTACTACCGGTTCGACGCCGCCGACCTCTAG
- a CDS encoding ABC transporter ATP-binding protein: protein MAAIELDGLTKRFDDVVAVDDLDLTVEEGEIFGFLGPNGAGKSTTIDILLDFIRPTEGSVTVLGHDAQAQGEAVRRRTGVLPDAYHVYDRLTGRQHVEFAIEMKAADEDPMALLERVRVADAADRKAGGYSKGMRQRLVLAMALVGDPDLLVLDEPSTGLDPNGAREMREIIREENARGTTVFFSSHVMEQVEAVCDRVAIIDRGKLVAVDTIDGLRDATEIGETLYVYASSLDEEIVRQVSALDGVGSASIHDGRLRVSVDGVSKFAVLHAIDAEVVPIQDFSVVESSLEDLFVRYTNEVGTVEA from the coding sequence ATGGCCGCAATTGAACTCGACGGACTCACGAAGCGGTTCGACGACGTCGTGGCCGTCGACGACCTCGACCTGACCGTCGAGGAGGGCGAAATCTTCGGCTTTCTCGGCCCGAACGGCGCGGGGAAGTCGACGACCATCGACATCCTGCTCGATTTCATCCGGCCGACGGAGGGCAGCGTGACGGTGCTCGGTCACGACGCGCAGGCCCAGGGCGAGGCGGTCCGGCGACGGACGGGTGTCCTGCCCGACGCGTACCACGTCTACGATCGGCTCACGGGCCGCCAGCACGTCGAGTTCGCCATCGAGATGAAAGCCGCCGACGAGGATCCGATGGCGCTGCTCGAGCGGGTTCGGGTCGCCGACGCCGCCGATCGGAAGGCGGGCGGCTACTCGAAGGGGATGCGCCAGCGACTCGTCCTCGCGATGGCACTGGTCGGCGATCCCGACCTGCTGGTGCTCGACGAGCCCTCGACCGGACTCGATCCGAACGGGGCCCGCGAGATGCGCGAGATCATCCGCGAGGAGAACGCCCGCGGGACGACCGTGTTCTTCTCGAGTCACGTCATGGAACAGGTCGAGGCGGTCTGCGATCGCGTCGCGATCATCGATCGCGGGAAACTCGTCGCCGTCGACACGATCGACGGGCTTCGCGACGCGACCGAAATCGGGGAGACCCTGTACGTCTACGCCTCGTCGCTCGACGAGGAGATCGTCCGGCAGGTTTCGGCGCTCGACGGCGTCGGGAGCGCGTCGATCCACGACGGTCGGCTCCGGGTGTCCGTCGACGGCGTCTCCAAGTTCGCCGTCTTGCACGCGATCGACGCCGAGGTAGTTCCGATACAGGACTTCTCGGTCGTCGAGTCGTCCCTCGAGGACCTGTTCGTCCGGTACACGAACGAGGTCGGGACGGTGGAAGCATGA
- a CDS encoding ArsR/SmtB family transcription factor, producing the protein MTTDHSTRIDEEVVDAVASLGNRQRLEILVALADRERELGVDGHSMTFTDLYDAVDVDSTSQFSYHLDRLVGEFVAETAGGYRLTYGGDSIVRAIRSDLYESATSFEDRPIDGTCVFCEEDALVARLVDGRFVVRCDSCASTLVTDFFPRSQSAHRSPSEIVASFGYRIWSTVVLIQGDVCPECYGLVDTRIDGTERGDRSFYVHVSTCRECGLVITLPIEVTAAFHPSVVGFLWEHGISLFSVPLWEFFEFVTTETVRTAVTSTDPFAATVEIAFGDGTLPIEVGECGVVDVGDSADPA; encoded by the coding sequence ATGACGACGGATCACAGCACTCGGATCGACGAGGAGGTCGTCGACGCGGTCGCATCGCTCGGGAACCGGCAACGGCTCGAGATACTGGTGGCACTGGCCGACAGGGAACGGGAACTGGGCGTCGACGGGCACTCGATGACGTTTACGGACCTGTACGACGCGGTCGACGTCGATAGCACGTCCCAGTTCTCCTACCATCTCGATCGGCTCGTCGGCGAGTTCGTCGCCGAGACGGCCGGCGGCTATCGACTCACCTACGGCGGTGACAGTATCGTCCGCGCGATCCGATCGGACCTCTACGAGAGCGCGACGTCGTTCGAGGACCGGCCGATCGACGGCACGTGCGTGTTCTGCGAGGAGGACGCACTCGTGGCGAGGCTCGTCGACGGCCGGTTCGTCGTTCGCTGTGACTCGTGCGCGTCGACCCTCGTAACCGACTTCTTTCCCCGAAGTCAGTCCGCCCACCGATCCCCGTCGGAGATCGTCGCTAGCTTCGGCTACCGCATCTGGAGCACCGTCGTGTTGATCCAGGGGGACGTGTGTCCCGAATGTTACGGGCTGGTCGACACCCGGATCGACGGCACCGAACGCGGCGACCGATCGTTCTACGTGCACGTCAGTACCTGCCGCGAGTGCGGGCTCGTGATCACGCTCCCGATCGAGGTGACGGCCGCATTCCATCCGTCGGTCGTGGGGTTCCTGTGGGAACACGGCATCTCGCTGTTTTCCGTGCCCCTCTGGGAGTTCTTCGAGTTCGTCACGACCGAGACCGTCCGGACCGCGGTCACCTCGACCGACCCGTTCGCCGCGACGGTCGAAATCGCGTTCGGCGACGGGACGCTGCCGATCGAGGTCGGCGAGTGCGGCGTCGTCGACGTCGGCGATTCCGCCGACCCCGCGTAG
- a CDS encoding helix-hairpin-helix domain-containing protein, producing MSVAVTVDDREPAGLLAAVRDHPDVTSVSTDRLPAGDIAVDSVGIERKTPRDYVSSVMARSGPDLYDQARLVDYAIRLARKHSEEPSTRRLPVGAVSSRREPTAKRMYGCIEGIGPELAETLYEAYPAVAALADASRAELLAIDGIGETRARAIRAALDDSRIEIE from the coding sequence ATGTCCGTCGCCGTCACCGTCGACGATCGGGAGCCCGCCGGCCTGCTCGCCGCCGTCAGAGACCATCCGGACGTGACGTCGGTCTCCACCGATCGACTCCCCGCTGGCGATATCGCCGTCGATTCCGTCGGGATAGAACGGAAGACGCCCCGCGACTACGTTTCCAGCGTCATGGCCCGGTCCGGCCCCGACCTCTACGATCAGGCCCGCCTGGTCGACTACGCGATTCGGCTGGCCCGGAAACACAGCGAGGAGCCGTCGACCCGTCGACTTCCCGTCGGTGCCGTCTCGAGCCGTCGCGAGCCGACGGCGAAACGGATGTACGGCTGTATCGAGGGCATCGGCCCCGAACTCGCCGAAACCCTGTACGAGGCCTACCCGGCCGTCGCGGCCCTGGCCGACGCGAGCCGCGCGGAGCTACTGGCGATCGACGGCATCGGCGAGACGCGAGCGCGGGCGATCCGGGCCGCACTCGACGACTCCCGGATCGAGATCGAATGA